The Henckelia pumila isolate YLH828 chromosome 2, ASM3356847v2, whole genome shotgun sequence genome includes a window with the following:
- the LOC140877352 gene encoding uncharacterized protein produces MSVSKLIENCCVSGLNFDTFVQPVRVYAIQAEPELFVKIKEAQKADQKIQESIEKVRSGPESEYQVNIDGVLFVNRHIVVPDIAELRDQILNEAHCSKFSVHPGGRKMYNDLKQQFWWKQMKNDVTKFVSKLLNCQQVKAERKRPSGSLHSLAVPE; encoded by the coding sequence ATGAGTGTATCTAAGTTGATAGAAaattgttgtgtttctggatTGAATTTTGATACATTTGTACAACCTGTTCGAGTTTATGCAATCCAAGCTGAACCAGAATTGTTTGTCAAGattaaagaagcacagaaagctgaTCAAAAGATTCAGGAGTCAATTGAGAAGGTCAGATCTGGACCCGAGTCAGAGTATCAGGTCAATATAGATGgagttttgtttgtgaatagacATATTGTTGTACCTGATATTGCAGAATTGAGGGATCAGATTTTGAATGAGGCTCATTGCAGCAAGTTtagtgttcatcctggtggtagaaAAATGTATAACGATTTGAAACAACAAttttggtggaaacaaatgaaaaaTGATGTGACAAAATTTGTATCCAAATTATTAAACTGTCAACAGGTAAAAGCTGAGAGGAAGCGACCAAGTGGTTCATTGCACAGTTTGGCAGTTCCGGAATGA